Proteins found in one Arthrobacter sp. U41 genomic segment:
- a CDS encoding FAD-dependent oxidoreductase, translating into MSEHATSTDVLVIGGGMAGLAGALALRENGANVTLVERAPEFGEVGAGLQMAPNASRVLARWGLLEKALEIGVQPKHLVFRDAVTGEELTRQTLGGEFEQRYGAPYVVIHRSDLHRVLLEGCEAAGVKLVNDVMVESVETVNGRGVAHTAAGVDYEADVVIGADGLRSTLRPLVTNDEPVPSAYVAYRGTVPITENTPKADLEDVIVYLGPDCHLVQYPLRKGELLNTVAVFKSASFERGEEQYGGVDELEAAYKDCVPAVQEALKNLATGIRWPMYDRDPIENWVAGRMMLMGDAAHPMLQYLAQGACQALEDAAVLQDVSNGTVFTADGIHPEAWDGAIREFNDLRAGRTARVQRTARVWGESWHVSGLARTLRNLLFKSRKDNDFQYNDWLYGQSGDGVPSPERSAGHAKLPA; encoded by the coding sequence ATGTCTGAGCACGCCACGTCCACTGATGTCCTCGTCATCGGAGGGGGAATGGCCGGACTGGCCGGAGCCCTCGCGCTGCGTGAAAACGGCGCCAACGTCACCCTCGTGGAGCGGGCACCGGAATTCGGTGAGGTCGGTGCGGGGCTGCAGATGGCCCCCAACGCCTCCCGCGTCCTGGCCCGCTGGGGCCTGCTGGAAAAGGCGCTGGAGATCGGTGTCCAGCCGAAGCACCTGGTCTTCCGCGACGCCGTCACCGGCGAGGAGCTCACCCGCCAGACGCTCGGCGGGGAATTCGAGCAACGCTACGGCGCGCCGTATGTCGTGATCCACCGCAGCGACCTGCACCGGGTCCTCCTCGAAGGCTGCGAGGCGGCCGGCGTCAAGCTCGTCAACGACGTCATGGTCGAGAGTGTCGAAACCGTGAACGGCCGCGGCGTGGCCCACACCGCAGCCGGTGTGGACTACGAGGCCGACGTCGTGATCGGCGCCGACGGACTCCGGTCCACCCTGCGTCCGCTCGTGACCAACGACGAGCCGGTCCCCTCGGCCTACGTCGCCTACCGCGGCACCGTGCCAATCACCGAAAACACCCCCAAGGCCGACCTTGAGGACGTCATCGTCTACCTCGGCCCGGACTGCCACCTCGTGCAGTACCCGCTGCGCAAGGGCGAGCTGCTGAATACCGTTGCCGTCTTCAAGTCCGCCTCCTTCGAACGCGGCGAAGAGCAGTACGGCGGCGTCGACGAGCTCGAGGCTGCCTACAAGGACTGCGTCCCGGCCGTCCAGGAAGCGCTCAAGAACCTGGCCACCGGAATCCGCTGGCCGATGTACGACCGCGACCCGATCGAGAACTGGGTCGCCGGCCGGATGATGTTGATGGGCGACGCCGCGCACCCGATGCTCCAGTACCTTGCCCAGGGCGCCTGCCAGGCCCTCGAGGACGCCGCCGTGCTCCAGGACGTCAGCAACGGGACCGTCTTCACCGCGGACGGCATCCACCCGGAAGCCTGGGACGGTGCCATCCGGGAGTTCAACGACCTCCGCGCAGGCCGGACCGCCCGGGTCCAGCGCACCGCGCGCGTCTGGGGCGAATCGTGGCACGTCTCCGGACTGGCCCGGACGCTGCGCAACCTGCTCTTCAAGAGCCGGAAGGACAACGACTTCCAGTACAACGACTGGCTGTACGGCCAGAGCGGCGACGGCGTCCCCTCACCGGAGCGCTCGGCAGGACACGCGAAGCTTCCCGCCTGA
- a CDS encoding dihydrofolate reductase family protein, whose product MSGFQYFVASSLDGFIATADDDLDWLLQFDGFAGGKESYDAFMSDVGCIVMGGETYAWLRKHEPGSWPYPDTPCWVFTHHEFSAPNGADVTFVRGPVAEFVEDLKAAAGGRNVWIVGGGVLAAQFADVSVLDEIIISIIPVVLGSGKAVLPLSGPTAPLELVSSHTMGRGIVELHYRFGRSPA is encoded by the coding sequence ATGTCTGGTTTCCAGTATTTCGTGGCGTCCTCGCTGGACGGATTCATCGCCACCGCCGATGACGACCTGGACTGGTTGCTCCAGTTCGACGGCTTCGCCGGGGGCAAGGAAAGCTACGACGCTTTTATGTCGGACGTTGGCTGCATCGTGATGGGGGGAGAGACCTACGCCTGGCTGAGGAAGCATGAGCCGGGCAGCTGGCCGTACCCGGATACACCGTGCTGGGTGTTCACCCACCACGAATTCTCGGCTCCCAACGGCGCGGACGTGACCTTTGTCCGCGGACCCGTTGCCGAATTTGTCGAGGACCTTAAGGCCGCAGCGGGCGGCCGCAACGTCTGGATTGTCGGCGGAGGCGTCCTCGCCGCCCAGTTCGCCGACGTCTCCGTGCTGGACGAGATCATCATCTCGATCATTCCCGTGGTGCTCGGAAGCGGCAAGGCGGTCCTGCCCCTCTCGGGCCCGACGGCGCCGCTGGAGTTGGTCTCCTCGCACACCATGGGCCGGGGGATCGTGGAGCTGCACTACCGCTTCGGGAGGAGCCCGGCCTAG
- a CDS encoding hotdog fold thioesterase: MMDNFTPGPYAAELAAAGIPEELYDWLGQYGVGALVVKMGIHFLEMSPERTVGTMPVEGNTQVAGILHGGAHVVLAETLGSFAAGMHAGPKRQALGIDVSATHHRAVTTGTVTGTCTAIHLGRTLTTHEIVMTDESGHRLSTARITNLIRDIAG, translated from the coding sequence ATGATGGACAATTTCACGCCGGGGCCCTACGCGGCCGAGCTGGCGGCTGCCGGGATTCCCGAGGAACTGTACGACTGGCTGGGGCAATACGGCGTGGGTGCCCTGGTGGTGAAGATGGGGATCCATTTCCTGGAGATGAGTCCCGAGCGCACGGTGGGCACCATGCCGGTGGAAGGCAACACCCAGGTGGCCGGAATTCTGCACGGCGGCGCCCATGTGGTCCTGGCCGAGACCCTCGGTTCCTTTGCCGCCGGAATGCATGCCGGGCCGAAGCGGCAGGCGCTGGGAATCGACGTCAGCGCGACGCATCACCGGGCCGTTACGACGGGCACCGTGACAGGGACGTGCACGGCAATCCACCTCGGGCGCACGCTGACCACGCACGAGATCGTCATGACGGACGAGAGCGGCCACCGGCTCTCCACGGCCCGGATCACCAACCTGATCCGCGACATCGCGGGGTAG
- the polA gene encoding DNA polymerase I encodes MAFRAFFALPADKFSTATGQHTNAIHGFTSMLINLIKAQKPTHIAVAFDVSDETTHRKVEYSEYKGGRNETPREMSGQIDLIDKVMGAWGIKTIKMPGYEADDILATLAAMGEKAGFEVLLVSGDRDAFQLITDNVFVLYPRKGVSDIPRMDAEAIQEKYFVSPAQYSDLAALVGETADNLPGVPGVGPKTAAKWINLYGGLEGVLEHLDAIGGKVGDALRENVELVKRNRRLNRLHPDLDLPVTLDELADPRPDQAALEELFDALEFKTIRTRLFALYGADLPEAERVSLETPDFVIPSDAAELAAFFEAGAGKRSAVAVDLVPGRIGEDATALAVVHDGAAAYIDLAGQDAVAENVLAGWLRDAGAPKILHGYKAALKALTNRGLGLEGVVDDTSISGYLIQPDRRSYELAELAQHHLNISVSTEAAKAGQLELAFDGDDAAAAGALVQVAAVVQALSRYFESELKERKAQDLLTTLELPVSRVLADMELAGIAIDMPRMDEQLADLAKVIDNAQSLAFEAIGHDVNLGSPKQLQTVLFEELGLPKTKKIKSGYTTDAASLKNLLEKTGHEFLVQLMAHRESSKLRQMLESLKKSVTDDGRIHTTYAQNVAATGRISSNNPNLQNIPIRSEEGRRVRSIFVVSEGYDCLLSADYSQIEMRIMAHLSGDPGLIQAYKDGEDLHRFVGSNIFHVPTDQVTSAMRSKVKAMSYGLAYGLTSFGLSKQLEISVDEARTLMKEYFDRFGAVRDYLRGVVDQARIDGYTATIEGRRRYLPDLTSTDRQLRENAERIALNSPIQGSAADIIKRAMLGVSGALAEQGLKSRMLLQVHDELVLEVAHGEREAVQQLVTEQMGSAARLTVPLDVQIGIGSSWYEAGH; translated from the coding sequence ATGGCCTTCCGGGCGTTCTTCGCCCTGCCCGCGGACAAGTTCTCCACCGCCACGGGGCAGCACACCAACGCGATCCACGGGTTTACCTCCATGCTCATCAACCTGATCAAGGCGCAGAAGCCCACGCACATTGCCGTTGCCTTCGACGTCTCGGACGAGACCACCCACCGCAAGGTGGAGTACAGCGAGTACAAGGGCGGACGCAACGAGACGCCCCGGGAGATGAGCGGCCAGATCGACCTCATCGACAAGGTCATGGGCGCGTGGGGAATCAAGACCATCAAGATGCCCGGCTATGAAGCTGATGACATCCTGGCGACTCTCGCCGCCATGGGTGAAAAGGCAGGCTTCGAGGTACTGCTCGTCTCGGGCGACCGCGATGCGTTCCAGCTGATTACGGACAACGTTTTTGTGCTGTACCCCAGGAAGGGCGTCAGCGACATTCCCCGGATGGATGCCGAGGCCATCCAGGAAAAGTACTTTGTCAGCCCCGCCCAGTATTCGGACCTCGCCGCCCTGGTGGGGGAGACCGCGGACAACCTCCCTGGCGTTCCCGGCGTCGGGCCCAAAACGGCCGCCAAATGGATCAACCTGTACGGCGGGCTCGAGGGGGTTCTGGAACACCTCGACGCGATCGGCGGCAAGGTGGGGGACGCCCTCCGGGAAAATGTGGAGCTCGTCAAGCGCAACAGGCGGCTGAACCGGCTTCATCCGGACCTTGACCTCCCGGTAACGCTGGACGAGCTCGCCGACCCGCGGCCGGACCAGGCCGCCCTCGAGGAGCTGTTCGACGCCCTCGAATTCAAGACCATCCGCACCCGGCTCTTTGCCCTCTACGGCGCCGACCTTCCTGAAGCGGAGCGGGTAAGCCTCGAAACCCCGGACTTCGTGATCCCCTCGGACGCTGCCGAGCTGGCTGCCTTCTTCGAGGCGGGGGCCGGCAAGCGTTCAGCAGTCGCCGTCGACCTCGTGCCCGGCCGGATTGGTGAGGATGCGACCGCCCTGGCCGTTGTCCATGACGGGGCGGCCGCTTACATCGACCTCGCCGGCCAGGACGCCGTTGCCGAGAACGTCCTGGCCGGGTGGCTCAGGGACGCCGGCGCGCCCAAAATCCTGCATGGCTACAAGGCGGCACTCAAAGCGCTCACCAACCGGGGCCTGGGCCTGGAAGGCGTGGTGGATGACACCTCAATATCCGGGTACCTCATCCAGCCTGACCGCCGCAGCTACGAACTCGCCGAGCTTGCCCAGCACCACCTCAACATCAGCGTCTCAACCGAGGCCGCCAAGGCAGGGCAGCTTGAACTGGCGTTCGACGGCGACGACGCCGCCGCAGCCGGCGCGCTTGTCCAGGTGGCCGCCGTCGTCCAGGCCCTGAGCCGGTACTTCGAATCGGAGCTCAAGGAACGCAAAGCCCAGGACCTGCTGACCACGCTCGAGCTGCCGGTCAGCCGGGTTCTTGCCGACATGGAACTCGCGGGAATCGCCATCGACATGCCGCGCATGGACGAGCAGCTTGCGGATCTCGCAAAGGTGATCGACAACGCCCAGAGCCTTGCCTTCGAAGCCATCGGCCATGACGTGAACCTGGGTTCACCGAAGCAGCTGCAGACGGTGCTGTTCGAGGAACTGGGGCTGCCGAAGACCAAGAAGATCAAGTCCGGCTACACCACGGACGCCGCGTCGCTCAAGAACCTGCTGGAAAAGACCGGGCACGAATTCCTGGTCCAGCTCATGGCGCACCGCGAGTCGTCGAAGCTGCGGCAGATGCTGGAGTCGCTGAAGAAGTCCGTCACCGACGACGGCCGGATCCACACCACCTACGCCCAGAACGTGGCCGCCACGGGCCGGATTTCCTCCAACAACCCCAACCTGCAGAACATCCCCATCCGCAGCGAGGAAGGCCGGCGCGTGCGGAGCATTTTCGTGGTGAGCGAAGGCTACGACTGCCTGCTCTCGGCGGATTACTCGCAGATCGAAATGCGGATCATGGCGCACCTCTCGGGGGATCCCGGGCTGATCCAGGCCTACAAGGACGGCGAAGACCTGCACCGTTTCGTGGGCTCCAACATCTTCCATGTGCCCACGGACCAGGTGACCAGCGCGATGCGGTCCAAGGTCAAGGCGATGTCCTATGGCCTGGCCTACGGCCTGACCTCCTTCGGTCTCTCCAAGCAGCTCGAGATTTCGGTCGACGAGGCGCGGACCCTGATGAAGGAATACTTCGACCGGTTCGGCGCTGTCCGCGACTACCTCCGCGGCGTGGTGGACCAGGCCAGGATCGACGGCTACACCGCCACCATCGAGGGGCGCCGCCGTTACCTGCCGGACCTCACCAGCACCGACCGCCAGCTGCGCGAGAACGCGGAGCGCATTGCGCTGAACTCGCCGATCCAGGGATCGGCGGCGGATATCATCAAACGCGCCATGCTGGGCGTCTCCGGCGCCCTCGCGGAACAGGGCCTGAAATCGCGCATGCTGCTGCAGGTCCATGATGAACTGGTCCTCGAAGTGGCGCACGGCGAGCGTGAGGCCGTGCAGCAGCTGGTGACGGAACAGATGGGCTCGGCAGCCAGGCTGACCGTTCCGCTCGACGTCCAGATCGGCATCGGCTCCAGCTGGTACGAGGCCGGTCACTGA
- a CDS encoding GNAT family N-acetyltransferase: MAEQYEIRRFRAAEKSDPEYALGEAWLRGVGVGFYDERHKEEFVDKVMAMYRVDNREMTGVYQTGAVADRSLAAEIPVATFATLRKHLNTGYGRQLEAQLITAVTVRGTHRRRGILRRMMTEDLAASKADGLAIAALTASEASIYGRFGFGVATFERGITVDTGPRFRVRHTPAGSVEIADRKVLLDLAPRVFERVHRVTPGSIVRQDAYRQRSSGTLGQDGTEDDSIRCALHYDAAGAVDGYVAYKFSGWDTKPHTMEVIDLVAATDSGYLELWQFLGSLDMIQRVTWAEAPVDDPLTWALEDPRCIQSSENRDMLWLRILNTVAALRARQYSSEGSLVLRVTDALGLAGGTFTLTVRGGVATVGAAPDGDAPELSLDVAELGSIYLGAVCPVTLAAAGRIAEHSPGAALRARLMFAVERAPHCLTHF; this comes from the coding sequence GTGGCAGAGCAGTATGAAATCCGGCGGTTCCGCGCGGCCGAAAAATCCGATCCGGAGTACGCGCTGGGGGAAGCCTGGCTGCGCGGCGTCGGCGTCGGCTTTTACGACGAGCGGCACAAGGAAGAGTTCGTCGACAAGGTCATGGCCATGTACCGGGTCGACAACCGCGAGATGACGGGGGTCTACCAGACCGGGGCCGTGGCCGACCGCTCCCTGGCGGCAGAGATCCCGGTCGCGACCTTCGCGACCCTGCGCAAGCACCTCAACACCGGCTACGGGCGGCAGCTCGAAGCCCAGCTGATCACCGCCGTGACCGTCCGCGGAACGCACCGCCGCCGGGGGATCCTGCGCCGGATGATGACCGAGGACCTCGCCGCGTCCAAAGCCGACGGTCTGGCCATCGCGGCTCTGACAGCCTCGGAGGCTTCCATCTACGGCCGGTTCGGCTTCGGCGTCGCAACCTTCGAGCGCGGCATCACGGTGGACACCGGACCGCGGTTCCGGGTGCGGCACACACCGGCCGGTTCGGTGGAAATTGCCGACCGGAAAGTGCTGCTGGATTTGGCTCCGCGCGTGTTCGAACGCGTCCACCGCGTCACCCCGGGTTCGATCGTGCGGCAGGACGCGTACCGGCAGCGCAGCTCGGGAACCCTCGGCCAGGACGGCACGGAGGACGACTCGATCAGGTGCGCCCTGCACTACGACGCCGCCGGGGCCGTGGACGGCTATGTCGCCTACAAATTCTCCGGATGGGACACCAAGCCGCACACCATGGAAGTCATTGACCTGGTGGCGGCAACGGATTCCGGCTACCTGGAGCTGTGGCAGTTCCTTGGCAGCCTCGACATGATCCAGCGGGTCACCTGGGCCGAAGCGCCCGTGGACGACCCGCTGACGTGGGCCCTCGAAGACCCGCGCTGCATCCAGTCCTCCGAGAACCGCGACATGCTGTGGCTCCGGATTCTCAACACCGTCGCGGCGCTGCGCGCCAGGCAGTACTCATCCGAGGGCAGCCTGGTCCTGCGCGTCACCGATGCGCTGGGCCTTGCCGGCGGCACATTCACCCTGACCGTCAGGGGCGGCGTGGCGACCGTTGGGGCTGCCCCGGACGGCGACGCACCGGAGCTTTCCCTGGACGTGGCGGAACTCGGATCCATCTATCTTGGCGCTGTCTGCCCGGTCACGCTGGCAGCCGCCGGGCGGATTGCCGAGCACTCGCCGGGGGCCGCGTTGAGAGCGAGACTCATGTTCGCCGTCGAACGCGCACCGCACTGCCTGACGCATTTCTAG
- the rpsA gene encoding 30S ribosomal protein S1 has translation MTITSTEKPGTPVVAINDIGTAEDFLAAVDATIKYFNDGDLVEGTVVKVDRDEVLLDIGYKTEGVIPSRELSIKHDVDPGDVVSVGDLVEALVLTKEDKEGRLILSKKRAQYERAWGDIEKVKEEDGVVTGTVIEVVKGGLILDIGLRGFLPASLVEMRRVRDLAPYIGQKIEAKIIELDKNRNNVVLSRRAWLEQTQSEVRSTFLNKLEKGQVRPGVVSSIVNFGAFVDLGGVDGLVHVSELSWKHIDHPSEVVEVGQEVTVEVLEVDLDRERVSLSLKATQEDPWQTFARTHALGQVVPGKVTKLVPFGAFVRVEDGIEGLVHISELAVRHVELAEQVVSVGDELFVKVIDIDLERRRISLSLKQANEGVDAESTEFDPALYGMAAEYDEEGNYKYPEGFDPESNEWLEGYETQRAAWEQQYADAQTRWEAHKKQVVQHAADDAAAATSGESDSGTTSYSSEPAAAETNAGGGTLASDEALAALREKLTGN, from the coding sequence ATGACCATCACCTCCACCGAGAAGCCCGGTACACCCGTAGTCGCAATTAACGACATCGGTACCGCTGAGGACTTCCTCGCAGCAGTCGACGCCACCATCAAGTACTTCAACGACGGAGACCTCGTCGAAGGTACCGTCGTGAAGGTCGACCGCGACGAAGTTCTGCTCGACATCGGTTACAAGACCGAAGGTGTCATTCCCTCCCGCGAGCTGTCCATCAAGCACGACGTTGATCCCGGAGACGTCGTCTCCGTTGGCGATCTCGTCGAAGCCCTGGTGCTCACCAAGGAAGACAAAGAAGGCCGCCTGATCCTCTCCAAGAAGCGCGCTCAGTACGAGCGTGCCTGGGGCGACATCGAGAAGGTCAAGGAAGAAGACGGTGTCGTCACCGGTACCGTCATCGAGGTTGTCAAGGGTGGTCTTATCCTCGACATCGGTCTGCGCGGCTTCCTGCCCGCATCCCTCGTCGAGATGCGCCGTGTGCGCGACCTCGCTCCGTACATCGGTCAGAAGATCGAAGCCAAAATCATCGAGCTGGACAAGAACCGCAACAACGTTGTGCTGTCCCGCCGTGCATGGCTCGAGCAGACCCAGTCCGAGGTCCGCTCCACGTTCCTCAACAAGCTGGAAAAGGGCCAGGTCCGTCCCGGCGTCGTTTCCTCCATCGTCAACTTCGGTGCCTTCGTGGACCTGGGCGGCGTAGACGGCCTGGTTCACGTTTCCGAGCTGTCCTGGAAGCACATCGACCACCCGTCCGAGGTTGTCGAAGTTGGCCAGGAAGTCACCGTCGAGGTTCTCGAGGTCGACCTGGACCGCGAGCGTGTGTCACTGTCGCTCAAGGCTACGCAGGAAGATCCGTGGCAGACCTTCGCCCGCACGCACGCCCTCGGGCAGGTTGTGCCGGGTAAGGTCACCAAGCTGGTTCCGTTCGGCGCGTTCGTTCGTGTTGAAGACGGCATCGAAGGCCTGGTCCACATCTCCGAGCTCGCCGTGCGCCACGTTGAGCTGGCCGAGCAGGTTGTCTCCGTTGGTGACGAGCTGTTCGTCAAGGTCATCGACATCGACCTCGAGCGCCGCCGCATCTCGCTGTCCCTCAAGCAGGCCAACGAGGGCGTCGACGCCGAGTCCACCGAATTCGATCCGGCTCTCTACGGCATGGCCGCTGAGTACGACGAAGAGGGCAACTACAAGTACCCGGAGGGCTTCGATCCGGAGTCCAACGAGTGGCTTGAAGGCTACGAGACGCAGCGCGCCGCCTGGGAGCAGCAGTACGCTGACGCCCAGACCCGCTGGGAAGCCCACAAGAAGCAGGTTGTCCAGCACGCTGCCGACGACGCTGCAGCTGCAACGTCCGGCGAGAGCGACTCCGGCACGACCAGCTACTCCTCCGAGCCGGCTGCAGCCGAGACCAACGCCGGTGGCGGCACGCTCGCTTCGGACGAGGCTCTTGCAGCACTGCGCGAGAAGCTGACCGGCAACTAA
- a CDS encoding PKD domain-containing protein → MNVGRFLTVTFASAALVLGGAVALSPAIAGPSALRADAAVGAVATAAIPAVPGQLRVTAASDYSGNAAAAGVLTRVGAIAPDLHLALGDLSYGATGAEQAWCDFVTSRTGSGFPFELVAGNHESNGLNGNINDFSACLPNQLPGAIGSYGRQYYVDVPEVNPLVRFVFISPGLPFSDGVWDYSAGSARYNWTAAAIDGARAASIPWVVAGMHTPCISMGIYGCEAGTPITNLLLSKKVDLILNGHEHQYQRSKQLATAAGCIGLQPAAYNPSCVRDSDNTLDKGAGSVISTVGTGGMELRNVNAADAEAPYFAAYSGLNANPSHGLLDLRFTSTSLNAAFVATDGGFTDAFSIAPAGTNPPPAASFTATPTSGTVPLTVNFTDTSTGPPTAWAWDFGDSGTATTQNPAHTYSIAGTYTARLTATNAGGSTSSTRTITVNPAVPGAPVTSFTATPTSGTVPLTVNFTDTSTGSPTSWAWDFGDGGTATTQNPAHTYSIAGTYTARLTATNTGGSTSSTRTITVNPAGTSPGITVRGSTTTSTATATTTVALAAPAGRTAGDVLIASFTADWNPTVAVPAGWIAIVNGLSINSSSSAGARVFAYYRVVGPSDPATYTWTLSTAVKWGGGMTAYAGVNNTTPLDSSLATAVDTTYRASSIAVGSVTTATNGAMLIGGLGFDSSNPAATPPTGWTERWEAAGGQIAEQADRVQATAGASGTAAWTFSTAKAVGAWRTALKPAS, encoded by the coding sequence ATGAACGTTGGAAGATTCCTGACTGTGACCTTTGCCAGTGCCGCCCTGGTTTTGGGAGGGGCGGTGGCGCTCAGCCCCGCGATTGCCGGTCCCAGCGCGCTGCGCGCGGACGCCGCCGTCGGTGCGGTCGCAACCGCGGCCATCCCCGCAGTGCCGGGCCAGTTGCGTGTCACGGCGGCCAGCGACTACTCGGGAAATGCTGCGGCGGCTGGGGTTCTGACGAGGGTTGGCGCCATTGCGCCCGACCTGCACCTGGCGCTCGGTGATCTCTCGTACGGGGCCACCGGGGCGGAACAGGCATGGTGCGATTTTGTGACGTCGCGCACCGGCTCCGGCTTTCCTTTCGAGTTGGTTGCCGGCAACCATGAAAGCAACGGGCTGAACGGCAACATCAACGATTTTTCAGCCTGCCTGCCCAATCAGTTGCCGGGGGCGATCGGGTCTTATGGCAGGCAGTATTACGTTGACGTTCCGGAAGTGAACCCGCTGGTTCGCTTCGTCTTCATCTCGCCCGGGCTGCCGTTCTCCGATGGTGTCTGGGACTATTCCGCGGGCAGTGCCCGGTACAACTGGACGGCAGCCGCAATCGACGGTGCCCGCGCGGCCTCCATCCCGTGGGTGGTCGCGGGCATGCACACGCCCTGCATCTCGATGGGTATTTATGGCTGCGAAGCCGGAACCCCCATTACGAATCTGCTCCTCAGTAAGAAAGTGGACCTGATCCTCAACGGCCACGAGCACCAATACCAGCGGAGCAAGCAGTTGGCCACGGCTGCCGGGTGTATTGGACTGCAGCCCGCCGCCTACAACCCGTCCTGCGTTCGGGACTCGGACAACACCCTCGACAAAGGGGCGGGCTCAGTCATTTCCACTGTGGGCACCGGCGGTATGGAGCTGCGCAACGTCAATGCCGCGGACGCGGAAGCGCCCTATTTTGCGGCCTACTCCGGATTGAACGCCAACCCCAGCCATGGCCTCCTGGACCTGCGGTTCACTTCGACGTCACTGAATGCCGCGTTCGTGGCTACGGACGGAGGCTTCACGGACGCGTTCAGCATCGCGCCGGCCGGGACGAACCCACCTCCCGCGGCCTCTTTCACCGCCACCCCCACTTCCGGCACCGTTCCCCTGACGGTGAATTTCACCGACACTTCGACCGGCCCGCCGACAGCGTGGGCGTGGGATTTCGGTGACAGTGGCACGGCCACGACCCAAAATCCGGCCCACACTTACTCCATTGCGGGGACCTACACGGCGCGGCTGACCGCCACCAACGCCGGCGGCTCCACGTCCAGCACCCGGACCATCACGGTGAACCCGGCGGTGCCGGGCGCCCCCGTGACCTCGTTCACCGCCACCCCCACGTCCGGCACGGTTCCGCTGACCGTGAACTTCACCGACACGTCCACCGGGTCACCGACCTCGTGGGCGTGGGATTTCGGTGACGGTGGCACGGCCACGACCCAAAATCCGGCCCACACTTACTCCATTGCGGGGACCTACACGGCGCGGCTGACCGCCACCAATACCGGCGGCTCCACGTCCAGCACCCGGACCATCACGGTGAACCCGGCCGGCACATCACCGGGCATCACCGTGCGCGGCTCGACAACAACCAGTACTGCCACGGCGACCACTACGGTGGCACTGGCCGCGCCCGCGGGCAGAACGGCCGGTGACGTCCTGATCGCGTCGTTCACGGCGGACTGGAATCCGACGGTGGCTGTCCCGGCGGGCTGGATAGCGATCGTCAACGGGTTGAGCATCAACAGCTCGTCCTCGGCCGGGGCGCGCGTATTCGCGTACTACCGGGTTGTCGGCCCATCTGACCCGGCAACATACACCTGGACGCTGAGCACCGCCGTGAAGTGGGGCGGCGGCATGACCGCGTACGCAGGGGTCAACAACACAACACCGCTGGACAGCTCCCTGGCCACAGCGGTCGACACGACGTACCGCGCCAGCAGCATCGCCGTCGGCAGTGTCACGACCGCCACCAACGGTGCCATGCTGATCGGCGGGCTCGGGTTTGACAGCTCCAACCCGGCAGCGACCCCGCCCACCGGATGGACGGAGCGCTGGGAGGCGGCCGGCGGCCAGATCGCCGAACAGGCGGACCGGGTCCAGGCAACCGCGGGCGCCAGCGGCACTGCCGCCTGGACCTTCAGCACGGCCAAAGCGGTAGGCGCATGGCGGACTGCACTGAAACCGGCCAGCTAG
- a CDS encoding GNAT family N-acetyltransferase: MSPSAESVPAAVRLLDVSDAVLDQLLTVAIQDADADEVTPPLGSAGGWNSERISWFREYHHAAAGLDGPAQQKSWAISADGELAGSIRLKRIGADTLETGIWLGRSFRGHGIAREALRLVIARAGASGAAVLEATTTAGNAAALVLLRSSGAELEEAEASGDATVPVRARIPLR, encoded by the coding sequence ATGTCCCCCTCGGCTGAGTCTGTCCCCGCCGCCGTCCGGCTACTCGACGTCTCCGATGCGGTACTGGATCAGCTCCTGACCGTGGCCATCCAGGACGCCGACGCGGACGAGGTGACGCCGCCCCTGGGCAGCGCCGGCGGCTGGAACTCGGAACGGATCAGCTGGTTCCGCGAATACCACCACGCCGCGGCGGGGCTCGACGGGCCCGCGCAGCAGAAAAGCTGGGCGATCAGCGCCGACGGGGAACTGGCGGGATCCATCCGGCTCAAGCGCATCGGGGCGGACACCCTGGAAACGGGAATCTGGCTGGGCCGCAGTTTCCGCGGCCACGGAATCGCGCGGGAAGCCCTTCGGCTCGTGATCGCCCGGGCGGGTGCCTCCGGCGCCGCGGTGCTGGAGGCCACCACGACGGCCGGGAATGCCGCGGCGCTGGTCCTCCTGCGCTCGTCCGGGGCCGAGCTCGAGGAGGCCGAAGCCTCCGGCGACGCCACGGTTCCGGTCAGGGCCCGGATCCCGCTGCGCTGA